Genomic segment of Veillonella parvula DSM 2008:
AGCACTTCCTACCCCTATGTGTCGATAGGGGCATTAGTCCGAAAGAGGAGGTGATTTTGTATGAACAAATACGAAGTCATGTTTATTGTGAAACCAGCTGAAGAGGAAGCAACTAACGCTGTTATTGAAAAAGTAGAAGCTTTAATTGCTCGTGTAGGCGGCACAGTAGAAAAGGTAGATCGTTGGGGCAAGCGTCGTCTTGCTTACGCGGTGAAGAAATTCACTGACGGTTTCTATGTATTGATCAACTTTGAAGCAGCTCCTGCTGAAATCAAAGAAATCGATCGTGTATTGAAAATCAACGATGAAGTCCTAAGACATCTAATTGTTAAACACGAAGCATAATTAAAGCCTGGAGGAAAACATGAACTCTGTACAAATTCTAGGTAATTTAGCTCGTGATCCTGAAGTACGCTATACCAAAACTGGTCGTGCGGTAGCAACTTTTACAGTGGCTGCTACAAATACCTATATTGATTCCACAACAAATGAGACGAAAGAACAAACTGCTTTCATCAACTGCGTTGCTTGGGGTAAACTTGGTGAAGCGGCAGGCAATCTTCGTAAAGGCAGTCGTTGCTTTGTAGAAGGTCGTTTGCAAACTCGTTCTTACGAGACTCAGGACGGTCAAAAACGGTACGTTACTGAAGTGGTAGCGAACTTTGTGGGCCAATCCCTTGATATGAATACTAATTCTTTCGAAGGTGGGTCCAATTTTGATAGTTTCAGTACAGGCGGCGATGACGAAAACATCCCGTTCTAGTGTCAGGGACTCCTACTAATTCGAAAAGGAGGATTCGCAATGAGAAGAGATAGAGGCAGAAAGCCAAGAAGAAAAGTATGCGTTTTCTGTGCAGACCATATCGATCAAATCGACTATAAAGATGTTGCTAAACTTCGTCGTTTCACGACTGAACGCGGTAAAATCTTACCTCGTCGTATTTCCGGTACTTGCGCAAAACATCAACGCAAATTGACTACATCTATCAAACGTGCACGTGCAATTGCTTTATTGCCATTCACTGCTGAATAATTGATGAATCAAGGCGGTACAACCATTTGGTTGTGCCGCCTTTTTGCGTTTGGTCCATGATTCACATGGAAGTTCTTTGAATTTATTTAACTGGAGATGTTAGAAGGCTATATTAGGGATTGAAGCT
This window contains:
- the rpsR gene encoding 30S ribosomal protein S18, producing the protein MRRDRGRKPRRKVCVFCADHIDQIDYKDVAKLRRFTTERGKILPRRISGTCAKHQRKLTTSIKRARAIALLPFTAE
- the rpsF gene encoding 30S ribosomal protein S6, with protein sequence MNKYEVMFIVKPAEEEATNAVIEKVEALIARVGGTVEKVDRWGKRRLAYAVKKFTDGFYVLINFEAAPAEIKEIDRVLKINDEVLRHLIVKHEA
- a CDS encoding single-stranded DNA-binding protein — protein: MNSVQILGNLARDPEVRYTKTGRAVATFTVAATNTYIDSTTNETKEQTAFINCVAWGKLGEAAGNLRKGSRCFVEGRLQTRSYETQDGQKRYVTEVVANFVGQSLDMNTNSFEGGSNFDSFSTGGDDENIPF